A stretch of the Aegilops tauschii subsp. strangulata cultivar AL8/78 chromosome 4, Aet v6.0, whole genome shotgun sequence genome encodes the following:
- the LOC109781789 gene encoding protein FAR1-RELATED SEQUENCE 5-like, with product MGHDNVAGQSSTRGVPVVVSLQSESHTLDDTGTAANVPGPTRTELGAGAVDDVVQGEEGEDEAGSQPMEPYVGMRFDTLQIAKDHYNSYALRMGFSVKMNTSRRAGNVLVKQQFCCNKYKKPKADDGGAEAPPILDPIPDPRHVDTDEEMEDEPPIFAKEEADARRMMHVMAEFYGSEMMVPFGPKAITNLCTSFRRDDTKEGDLIETIAHFKDIQKTDPDFFYKVKYDEEDRVVNIFWVDGLARKAYTEAYHDCILFDTTYMTNMYNMPFAPFIGINRHGQSFMLGCAFVRQELASSFDWVFGAFLEAMDGKPPDNFITDQDGAMRQSIQSIFPTTVHRCCRWHIMKKAQEKVGWLLCRNPGLSDDFNKCVDFSFTIDEFEQNWVGLMMKYEAMTHTHFEKLYEYRSTWVPCYFKHRFFPFLQSTQRSEGFNAVLKRYVNPHNSMLNFVKQYEKIQNHILAKEGCNDYRTEHLEIELWSNFPIEKQAYKTYTRDLYRKFREEFELIGHYNAFQVGADIFELKSNQEFVAKYGSRNYLAQARVGEGSYLCECCKMDKDGILCCHILKVFTHIGVYVIPERYLLRRWTPTAVPSAPGTRYEQPDEMPPQSKKQIRERNMIRFSETSKVCKWF from the exons ATGGGCCATGACAATGTGGCAGGGCAGTCATCAACCCGTGGTGTCCCTGTAGTGGTGTCTTTGCAGTCAGAGAGTCATACTCTTGATGACACGGGCACCGCGGCAAATGTTCCTGGTCCAACTAGGACTGAGCTCGGTGCTGGCGCTGTTGACGATGTTGtgcaaggagaagaaggagaagatgaGGCTGGTTCTCAGCCAATGGAACCCTATGTTGGCATGAGGTTTGACACCCTTCAAATTGCTAAGGATCACTACAACAGCTACGCCTTACGGATGGGTTTCTCTGTCAAAATGAACACCTCTAGGCGGGCAGGCAATGTATTGGTAAAACAGCAGTTTTGCTGCAACAAGTATAAGAAGCCAAAAGCTGATGATGGTGGAGCTGAGGCTCCTCCTATCCTGGACCCTATACCAGATCCAAGACATGTTGACACtgatgaggaaatggaagatgaaCCTCCAATCTTTGCTAAAGAGGAGGCTGATGCTa GACGTATGATGCATGTAATGGCAGAGTTCTATGGATCTGAGATGATGGTGCCATTCGGACCAAAGGCAATAACAAATCTGTGTACAAGTTTCCGTAGAGATGACACAAAGGAGGGTGATCTGATTGAGACAATTGCGCACTTCAAGGATATACAAAAAACTGATCCAGACTTCTTCTATAAGGTGAAATATGATGAAGAGGACAGAGTTGTCAACATATTTTGGGTGGATGGCTTAGCTCGAAAAGCTTATACGGAGGCGTACCACGATTGCATATTGTTTGACACCACCTACATGACCAACATGTACAATATGCCATTCGCGCCCTTCATAGGAATAAACCGACATGGCCAATCTTTCATGCTGGGTTGCGCATTTGTGAGGCAGGAGTTGGCATCGAGCTTTGATTGGGTCTTTGGAGCATTCCTAGAGGCTATGGATGGCAAACCTCCTGACAACTTCATCACTGATCAGGATGGTGCAATGAGGCAGTCAATACAGAGCATCTTTCCAACCACCGTGCACCGTTGTTGTCGATGGCACATCATGAAAAAGGCTCAGGAAAAAGTTGGTTGGCTGTTGTGCCGGAATCCAGGACTCTCTGATGATTTCAACAAGTGTGTTGACTTCAGCTTCACTATAGACGAGTTTGAACAGAATTGGGTTGGGTTAATGATGAAGTACGAGGCTATGACACACACGCACTTTGAGAAGTTGTACGAATACAGGTCAACTTGGGTGCCATGCTACTTCAAACACAGGTTCTTCCCCTTCCTACAGTCTACACAGCGTAGTGAGGGGTTCAACGCCGTCCTAAAAAGATATGTGAACCCACACAACTCAATGCTGAACTTCGTCAAGCAATATGAAAAAATCCAGAACCACATCCTTGCCAAGGAAGGCTGCAATGATTACAGGACAGAACACCTTGAGATTGAGCTGTGGTCCAACTTCCCAATAGAGAAGCAAGCTTACAAAACCTATACTAGGGACCTTTACCGCAAGTTCAGAGAAGAATTTGAGCTGATTGGACATTATAATGCATTCCAAGTTGGTGCTGATATATTTGAGCTCAAATCGAACCAGGAATTTGTTGCCAAATATGGTTCTCGAAACTACTTGGCGCAAGCAAGGGTGGGGGAGGGTTCCTATTTGTGTGAGTGCTGTAAAATGGACAAGGACGGCATCCTATGTTGCCACATCCTCAAGGTGTTCACCCATATTGGAGTTTATGTCATACCGGAAAGGTACCTGCTAAGACGGTGGACACCTACTGCTGTACCTAGTGCGCCAGGGACTCGTTATGAGCAACCAGATGAAATGCCTCCTCAATCAAAGAAGCAGATAAGGGAGAGGAACATGATACGATTTTCGGAAACTAGCAAAGTTTGCAAGTGGTTCTGA